The nucleotide window TACAATTCATATGATCAAAATGCCATACCTTTCCTATTACAGATTtagtttttgacatttttgtgaGAATTATTGAAATGAAAAGCATAAAATAGGTACACTAGTGCCTAACTCATAAGTGATCGATAAGTAATAGTAGCTGTTTATCTAGTAGTATTTTATGAATGGCACAAAGCAGTATAtcatcattttcttaaatttgcgACTTGAAATGAAATTTACTAAAATTTGTATTCGTGAAAGCAGATGTTAAAATTTTCACTTGTGGAGAAATAATCAATATGAACATTTACAGACCCAGAAATCAGCAGTGACTCAGAGGATAAATTAGATCTTATAATGAATGGTAAATTGAGTGAGTCAACATGGAAAAAATGGTCATTCAATAGTGGaaattattaccatttttattttgatactttCAGATATtagtacagtttttaaaaaatgtggtcacaataatattttctttttagaaacatttaGATGTTGACTTACTCAGTTTATCGTTGTTGTGAGAATGTCATAAAAGCATACTTACGAATTAAGCAGTATATGTTAGTAACCATGAGCTTGAGCTTTAAGCTAAGTTggataaattttacaaaaacatcaCTAAAGTACGTGCATAATAGCAAaggtagttttatatttttgatgattaaaatataaaacaaaatatttcccaaatcGAAGAGGGAATATTCAAAATCAGAAGCCCTGGTTTTTTATGATTATCCTACTTCTACAACAAAGTGATGATTCTGTCATCCTCTCTGCTCAGACACAGATTGGAGGAAAGGAGATAAGCACAACAATCAGATAGATAGCAAGATTTGCTTTGCCTGAGAGTCAGTATTTTTAAGACACTCAGACATTTCTTTGAATCTTAGATGGGTATTTTGGAgatttattttatgtgatttgATAGCCATGTTAAATTTCAGTTAGACTTTTATTTGCAGACTTAAATATATCTCTTAGGATTCTTGCCATCACTTGTCTTTTTCCTAGGTGACCGTGGGCCATTTGCTATTGTCCCTCTTGATGTAAAGAGTTGTCCTAATCACATTAGGTGCCACTGATAAGATACTGGACTTTGCTGGGATATGAGTGAGGTTCTGTTTTGTCCTTTTTCCCGAGTTGTTGCCTCTCACTCCTATAACTGGTTGAGTGTGGCGAGAGTGGTGTATGATTTATGAGTATATTCCTTGGGAAAGTATATtttgcatttcaaaatagctagagtAAGATGATCTGGAGAGGTGGAGAGGGTTGAGCTAACTCAGAGATTCTGCAGTTCAGGGTTGAATTAGGTGGCTCCAGATAAATTGTTGAGGAACTGAGAGAGTTGGTGGTACAGAGGAAGTAAAAGCCTGGGATTCTCCAAAGGCTGTCATTAGTTGTCGCTCAGAGCTATGACTCCagggtttccatttgcatttcttgGAGTCCTTACACCCTCCTGGATGTTTCCTCTACTCGTATTTCAGGCATGGCATGTTTCAGGCTTGCCCTCCAGTTTTTCTCTCCCCACACCAGGGAGCACCCCCTTTGGTTTCCTTAGACTGGTGCTGAGCAACAGTTAAGAGGGTGatgccttttgttttctgttctctctctctgatcCACCCAGTGGGGGAAGGCTCTGAGAAGAGCAACGTCATTTTGAGACTGGTGCTAAAACCCTGTAAGCCTGAGTGTTCTGTCCTCCTAAAGCTGTGGTATGGCCCAGCCTCCTGACAGTGATctacttggttttattttttcttgctgtctcagaaaatattctaaaaatgcttaatattattttataaatacaggtataaataatatatatgtgtactaCTCTTCTGACAAATTCCACACATTACAGATACAAAGTAAAATTCCTCTGGCATCTGTGTCTGTCTCCATCCACTCCTCAGGAGAGGAATTCAGATATATGTGCAAGCATAGATGCACCACATGGTCTTAAAACTGTAGAAAAGTATAGTATTGTGTTTGTGTCGATTTTCAGCATAGTTTATCATGCTATACAAATGCTACATTTAGCTTTTTTCTTCTGATGTTTCTCTGCCAAGAGAGACAGTTAcctcattcttttcatttgtgACACAGCATTCCATAACATGGGcgtatgtgattttatttattcatttccctATTGTTCCTAGCGCCAGTATGCAGTGaacatgctggtgcatgcctacTGGGCTCACCATTTTGTACATCTCAGCTAAGTACAGTGGGGAGGAACTGCTGTGCAATAGAGTATCTGtctttaatattaaatatgtattactttCTTGGCTTCTAAGATGAGCATGCCATTTTGAAAGAGAGTTTTGGGTTGTTACAAAGAGTTTTTGGGGTCTGGAAGCCTCTTGTGCCTTATTTCACTCAAATAGCTCTTGGAAGATACCAGATTTCAGTTCAGTGCCCTCTccccttaaaaacaaaagaaaacaaaatctggaGGTCTTCTCTCTACTCACTACAAGGCCTCTCCCAGTCCTTGGTCCCAGAGTAACTTGAGCCTTCTTCAATAGTTGGTCTGCCAGTGAGGCATGATGATGTAGTGGTATAGTCCTGGTTCTGCCAGCCTTGTCCTTGGGAAAGTGATTTCTTCCTTGCTTAGGGTCAGGATGAAAGGAGTCATTATATATAAAGCTTGTAGTAAACATATGGTACATAGTAAGCATCAGTAACTCTTGGCTCCTGTCATTGCCACATAGCTGCTACCCTTCACTCAGCATACATTTATTATACATGTCTACGTGCTGGGAATATGaagataaataagacatggtCTCTAGCCTTAAGGAACTTACATTCTAACATGCATGTAACATGTATGTAAAATGAAAGTTCTTATTCTCTCATCTTTCCAGCTACTTAAACTTTATCCATAGCCCAGTTTGCTTTCCTCCCATGTCAGCTAACTTCTGCATGATAAAGGACAGGCTTTCATATCTTAGCTATTTCTGTCTAACAGTGATTCATTACTTACCATGTACCCCAAATGTTGTTAAGAACTGTAATGCAAAGATGGTGCATAAGACAGTCTGTATTTATGAGAAGCTAACATTCTGTAGggagataaaaaacaaacaaacaaaaaaaatcctagctCTGGGGGTGGGATCTACCCCCATCTATAGAACACTCTGATGTAATGGGACCTTCTGAAGGACTCTTTCTGGCCTTTTTATTACCACTTTTCACCTGTGAACTGGCTCTGTTCTACCTTGCATTGCCTATGTGAATAAGGATAAACAACCTCCATTCTCTCTTCCAAGGAGGAGAGAATTAGCAGCAAGAAGGCACATATTTCTTTGTTGAAACCTGGGAATGGCATCACTCCTTTCTTTCCCTAGTGACTAATCTTGTAAAGTGTTGAAGAAAAACCAGAGGGACTTAGAAAGCCCTGGCCATTCATGCCCAGGTGGAGTCactttagtaaaaaaaaaaaaaaaaaaagcatttttgttGCCATGTGATGTACAGGTAAAACAGACCACTGGATACTGCTGGTTTGCATTCCTGCTTCCCGGGATGTTCTCCCTTCCATCGCATGAGCCTCTTTGGGAAAGGTACAACTTAAGGAATTACTGACACAGAATAGGAACAGTTGGCAATCCTTTCACTGTTTCACATatactgttctttaaaaaaataataaattaccatTGAGAACTCAGGGATATCTCCTTGTTTTTATGACCATTACAGGTTTTGTTTGGCTTGTTCATAATAAGCAtgtttaatcttattttaaaagtctgtccTGATACAAACTTTAAATTGGTATCTTGCTGAATTGTGAATGGACATAAAGTTCCTTTTAAAGAGCTTTAAGTGTTTGTTGCCACAACAGGATCTAAGTATAATACTGagcttgagaaagatgattttctCAACAGAAATACTTTATTATTGATAGAGgtaatgtgaaataattattttttccttgaagCATGTTCTTTTATAAATGCTTTCTAGAGGTAcatgaattaaaattaatgatgTTCTCTTTTGTTAAGGctttatttcatttcatgtatTCTGTTGCTCTTTGAGAAAATATCTAATCTAGAGCGAAGAAAGCTTAAAACAGTATACTAAAAACCCAATGGATGCTTTTATTAAATTAGAGTTTACTTCTTGTCATCAGCCATGCTCCCTAGTATTACATGAATACTATCATGCTTGGTGCTACATTTTGTGTTTTAGATGTTTTTGGTTCATTTGTAGATGcttatctattattattaaaattccaTATACATTTCATTTTGGCTTTACAAAACTATTTTGGTTAATGTAAGCATACTGAAAAGAGGGTTTGCGTTTAGAGTAATGCATTTCCTAGGTCATAGAAGATACTGTTATTTATCATCAGTTATATATGTGATTTGTTTTTCAACTTCTCAATAGTGATGGAGATATTTGGGTCATCTGTCTTTGCAGGTCCTTGTAATAACTGTCATCAGGAAATGTACATGTGTAGGTAACTGGCAGAGGTTAGTGGTTCAGACTgtggccatttaaaaaaagaaaaggcatcaactgggtgcagtggcacatgcctgtagtcccagttactcaggaggctgaggtgggaagattgcttgagcccaggagttggaggccagcctgagcaacatagtgaggccctgtctctctctctcttttttttttttttttttaaataaaggacatTCCACATTTCCTCACCCATGGAGATGGTACTCATAATAGTTTTATGAATGTAGTAAGAAACTGAAGTTAGCTCCATTTGAGTTGGAAGAGCAGTATATACCAGAAAGAAGTTCAGTGAGCATTCTGAAAATTCTGTTCCTAGAGGCTTCAGCCCATTTAAGTGTTATTTATCACTagattgttatttatattttagaatttccattGTACTTTTCAGATAAATCTATGGTGTTTACACTACATCtacattctttgtgtttttttttgttttttttttaacagaaatgtcTTAGCTTCTGGAAGTCCATTTTATTCACTAACACATGCTAAAAGGCTTCAGCAATATCCTGCTCCATTCTAGAAAACAGCTATCTGatcctttttttctcctcagtCATTAGCAAGATTATGCATTTGGGGTGAGATGATCCTTCTTGAACAAGTAGCCAGAAATCATTTGTTCCAGTTTCTTCTCAAGGTGCTGAATTAAGTCTCGCCTCATAAATCTTGTGGCTTCCTTGATGATGGattcaaaaaatcatttcttGACTTCCATAGGTCCTTGCAGTCCTTCAAGCaatttgaagagtttttcatATTTTCGTCCAAAGTGTCGAATTTTCTTCACTAATTGACATTTTATATCAACATTAATTTCTTCTTGGCTTTTTGGAAAAGGGAGTATTTCTGTGACTTTTAGGTCATCTCCAGAGAAATTCCTGGTAATGATTCCTCCTACAGGTGCATTTCTACCAGGTTTCTGCATCAGCCCATCTTTGCTGAAACCACTGAAATCATCAAACCAAGAATCCAATTGGCTTGGTGGAATACCATCTCCTGCCATAAGCTTCTTTTCCTTGGACATGGTAGAACCTCCAATAAGGCTGTCTCCTGCTCTTTGTTTCCTTAACAACAGGGCCATCTTCTGCCTTTTCTGAGATGAAGGACTCTCGATTCCCTATGACATTTAAACACGTTTTCAGGTTCTACAGCAACCTTCTCTGCTTTATCAGTCATTGTTTCCAGAAGGACCGATCCAGTATAGCCCAAGGGGAATGGAAGGGAAACTGCCTGCCATGGCGTGCCCTGCCCCAGCCAAACACTGGGAACACTGGGAACCTGTGTGGTGTGCCAGAGTCCCGAGGAGAAGCCTTGTGTTCAGTAGGACCGCGGGTGCCAGCCCCGAGAACCGTGGAGCCTGCATTTACATTCTTTCCCACAAACCTCACAAAGttaaacttcctttctttaactctttgctGTCTCCTTCTGTTAAACTCTGGGAATTCTTCTTGGCTCCTAGGAAAAAGTCTTCCTtactcctttcctcccttccgcattttcccttttttcctttctgaaccTCAGAAGGCTTCAGCTTTATTAAATAGAATAACGTCACTCTTTCTTATGACCACTTTCCTCATTGCTGTCTTTAGAAGGTCCTGTAATATCTCTCACacaccctttttaaaaaaattttccataggttattggggtacaggtggtatttggttacattagtaagttctttagtggtgatttttgagattttggtgcacccatcacccaagcagtatacactgcactctgtttgtagtcttttatcccttgctccCCTCCAACCCTTCCTCCCAAGTCCCCAGAGTCCtttgtatcattcttacgcctttgcatcctcatagcttagctcccacatatcattgagaacatacagtgtttggttttccattcctgagttacttcacttagaatagtagtctccagtctcatccaggtcactgcaaatgccattaattcattcctttttatctcATACACCCTTGATCTGTATTAAGTGTGTTGGATTTCCTCTTAACTTCTCTCTCCATCTATGAAATTGACCCAAGGCCTCACTGAGGACCTGAAGATACAATTAAAGTAGAATGACAGAGACTAGTAAACACTTCAGGCTTGTCCAAACGAATGTTTCATATGTTAGGGACTTTTTAAAGCTGTCCTCTGCTTTATATAACAAAGGACAAAATGGATCATTTCATAACAAGGGGTCGTAAGAGATACTAAACTCAACTAAAATTGATTTAACTTCTGGAGAGCTTTCCAGATTATAGTCCACaaatactaatattttaatatcactTTCGGCCATAAACCATCTCCTTGGATCTCCTGTCTCTTTTCCTAGCAATAATACACTGTCACTTGAACCAGCAGAATGTAAACTTTACTGGCTCATAATATCTGGTCTGTAAGGAGAAAATGGTGAAAAAGTAGGCTAGAATGGCTCTTTCGGAGAATGGTGGTGCAGGTGAGAAGTGGACTGGCCTGTAGCTGAGCAGCCCTTTTTTCATTTCATGTCCTGTTTCGAACTCAGAGAGTCATTTACATGTTATACATCATCTACATTTTTCTCATCCCAGCTGCTTCATTCTTTAGTTGAATAATATGCTCCCCTGAATAAATGTTATCTAGCTtctgatagtttttaaaaagaaaagttaaattgtGATAGCATTTATTATATGAGAGATGTTAAGATAGGaagtagaaaacaagaaaatgtatgTAACTTTGGAAGGAgttctatatctatatctatctatctatctatctatctatctatctatctatctatatatattttttttaggaATAGAAGGACAGTCTGTGGAAGTTTCCAATATTGTGGACATCCGAAAAGTATATAACCGTGAGATTGCAATGAAAATTTCTTCTGATataaaaagccaaaatagatTTTATACTGACCTAAATGGATACCAggtaattttcctttaaaatgtttaagtgaTGGTTGTATTGGTGTATGATTCTTATATATAATAATGCCCCAGTTAATTTTGGATCCTTTGACAAAGTAATACCTAAAGTtgcaaattatttctaaaataaaactgaattttgaTAGATAATTGCGGGTTCTACAATTAGAACAAATATTTGGGAGACCATTTTTTTAAGAACATCTTTTTGTAAGGATTTATTTGTTCAAAGGGTAGATTTGGTGACCACTATGAATGTTAAATATCTTGatgctaaaaaatatatatatgaatctgTTTACCAGAAAGGAAACATAATTAGGGATTGATGGATTATTATactttttgggatttttttttactttttttttttttttttggagacagagcctcactctgttgcccaggctggagtttagtggcatgatctcggctcactgtagcctctgactcccaagttcaagtgactctcctgccttagcctcccaagtagctggcactacaggcacacaccactagacccagctaatttttgtacttttagtagagacagggtttcaccatgctggcaggctggtcttgaactcttggactcaagtgatctgcccacctcagcctttaaaagtgctgggattatgggcatgagccgctgtgcctggtctgtttttgtattagtccattctcacactgctataaagaaatacccgagactgggtaatttataaaggaaagaggtttaattgactcacagtactGTATGACTGGTGGgtagcctcaggaaacttacaatcatagtggaggGGAAGCAGACAAGTCTTACATGgctgcaggcaagagagagaaaagcccAGGGGAACTGccatttacaaaaccatcagatcttatgagatcTCCCTGGCTATCAaaggaacagcatgggggaaaccacccccatgatccagtctccgcccaccaggtctctctctcaacacctggggattacaattcaagatgagatttgtgtggggataCAAAGTCTATGTCAGTTTTCCTCATAAGGAATTGATTCATGCCTATTAAGTTTATTCCTTATATATTGGTTTAATGTATGATCTAATAATGGGCTGTTGTAAATTTCAGGAAAACTCTTCctctgtatgtgtgtttgtgtataccATTGTacgtacacagacacacatgtatacatatacataggtATATCTGTTTAGAAATAGGCAGGTatatatttaatcaaaattttcaTGAAATAGTTTCAAACTCTAGTAAGGAAGTTGATTTATACGGTCTTATCAGATTGTCAATTCTCCAATTTAATAGAGCACTTTTGATTGTTACCTAAATCTCTGTTTTCTGAGTGTATGTGTTTGATAACATATCTTTGAAATACCATTAAAACcataagcatatttttaaaacaagtgttTTAGAGATTTTTGGCTgtgaatagaaataattttataataaacactTTTACTTTGATTTTCAACTGGGGTGGGtgaaaaagattttaataattttctcttctaCGATTTCCTgcaaaagttaaatttaaactttttccaaaacataaaaatttctgCATAGTTTCTGAATTTGCATGTTAATTCGACTACAGCCATTTGGATTCCAAATAAAATCTCAACTTTATggtgattaatttttttatatacaaaaggaagtcttttaaaatcatacaaaacCAGTTATTTGTATTTGTGGTTATAGACATGAATGAGGAACTTAGTAAAACTGACTAACTAAgaatgtgaattttctttttgtggatgGAACGTttgactaaaaaagaaaatattacttttaagtctgtaatatttctgcttttaaaattggCCGTTTTGTAAGCTTTGGATATAGTAGTACTTGGGCAAAACTAGATATCTAGCTCCAGTGAGGAGTGGCGGTAGCAACAACACAATTGtgatagttttacatttttaaaaataagttcactTATACAAGTTAATTTGGTTTGGAAAGGAGAAATACAGAATTCTTTTAAGgtaggtttactttttttttttctttaaacattttacagTTGTAGCTTTATCAGTTTATTAATTTCCCAAGGCTgccatacaaatggaatcatgtaaaacaacaaaactttattctttcacagttctggagactagattTATAACATCAAGGTGTTGACAAGGCCATATTCCCTCCAAAGGCTATAGGGAAATATCCTTCCTTGCCCTATCCCAGCTTCTAGTGGTTGCCTATgcttggcattccttggtttgtgtATGCATCACTCCTGTCTCTACCTCTTCTGTCATATAGAGTTCTCCCTATGCCTGTcgtatctgtctgtctgtgtccaaatttccctcttgtAAAGATGCCAGTCATTAGGTTAGGTCCCAACATAATCCAGAATGACCTCATCTGTTTCTGCAGAGgctctatttcaaaataagatcacattcacgGGTTGTGGGTGGACAGGAATTTGAGAGAGGGAGGCATTATTCAACTTAGTACAGCCAGTAATTTGAGGGAGACATTGCAGggttgttgggaagattaaaGATAGATTTGTGAAATACTCAGGACCATGCCTTTCGTTAATGGGCACTTAATACATGTTAACTATTATGGTAACTTTGTACCTcttcttttcttcacttttatgTCTAACTTTAATGAGTTTAAATGAGGAGATGACATTTTTATGTGGTATCATTAAGATTCACTGATAACAGGGTTCTGAGCTTACAGTCAGTCACTGTGACCCAGATGGGCTTTGGGGTTACCGACAGTCTTTCTCAAAAAATAGAGTCATATTTCGAACATTCAGGTACTAGGCTACAAGGAATTGGAATTTGGAACTATCTACATTGAAACTAATCAAAAAGAGTAAGCACTGaatggtttttaaatataaatatgcatttgATTATAATGTAATATCTTAGAAGATTTGGTGTGGAGATCTGTGGTATTTATTAAAACCAATTCAAGAATAATAAGAGATATTTCTTGAAAGGGGATAGAGAGCTATTATACTTAGCATTCATTACAAAAGCAGTATGTTAGATTTAGATGAGAAATGAATacttaatacttttataatttgttttatgcaAATATTGGAGAGTTAGAAGacttttaagcatttttattctgaatttaaataggaatgcctatt belongs to Theropithecus gelada isolate Dixy chromosome 6, Tgel_1.0, whole genome shotgun sequence and includes:
- the LOC112626170 gene encoding cancer/testis antigen family 45 member A10-like codes for the protein MALLLRKQRAGDSLIGGSTMSKEKKLMAGDGIPPSQLDSWFDDFSGFSKDGLMQKPGRNAPVGGIITRNFSGDDLKVTEILPFPKSQEEINVDIKCQLVKKIRHFGRKYEKLFKLLEGLQGPMEVKK